A DNA window from Paraburkholderia sp. IMGN_8 contains the following coding sequences:
- a CDS encoding MbcA/ParS/Xre antitoxin family protein: MSHAARAPQPEPQIRRPVPEPSLAEMSAAGLRAFFNIARDWDLSADEQIVLLGSPGRSTFFKWKAAPETARVGRDTLERLSLLLGIYKALQILLPQPSTADAWIKRPNSAPPFGGRRALDRMLAGNISDLVAVRQYLDAMRGGWA, translated from the coding sequence CGGCCTGTGCCGGAACCTTCGCTCGCGGAAATGTCCGCGGCGGGCCTGCGTGCGTTCTTCAACATCGCTCGCGACTGGGACCTGAGTGCCGACGAGCAGATCGTCCTGCTCGGCTCGCCCGGCCGCTCCACCTTCTTCAAATGGAAGGCGGCACCGGAAACGGCACGCGTGGGGCGCGATACGCTCGAACGTCTGTCGCTGCTGCTCGGCATTTATAAAGCGCTACAGATTCTGTTGCCGCAGCCCAGCACCGCCGATGCCTGGATCAAGCGCCCCAACAGCGCGCCGCCGTTCGGCGGCCGCCGCGCGCTGGACCGCATGCTGGCCGGCAACATCAGCGACCTCGTCGCCGTGCGCCAGTATCTTGACGCGATGCGAGGCGGCTGGGCGTGA
- a CDS encoding RES family NAD+ phosphorylase has translation MTEPHWQDRWHTAPLDWSPAYRVIPTRFPAVNLFDRVASPEDFDALYALEAMTNDRLRTEVGELDLVPREERRFGPGYGPIMAALTHLNPLGSRFSDGTYGVFYCARSRDTAIAETRYHTGKFLEATSEPPMRQQMRLYTVLAQGEVVDIRNDASLDLAVLSPDDYLAGQTLGRAVRESGAPGIAYPSVRDDEGECLAAFRTTLLRDCHHAAYLEYNWNGSSVDMVFELNQVG, from the coding sequence GTGACAGAACCGCATTGGCAGGACCGCTGGCACACCGCGCCGCTTGACTGGTCGCCAGCGTATCGCGTGATTCCGACGCGCTTTCCGGCCGTCAATCTGTTCGACCGGGTCGCTTCGCCGGAAGATTTCGACGCCCTCTACGCGCTCGAAGCGATGACCAACGACCGTCTGCGCACCGAAGTCGGCGAACTCGATCTGGTGCCTCGCGAAGAGCGCCGTTTCGGGCCGGGTTATGGGCCGATCATGGCCGCGCTCACACACCTGAATCCGCTCGGCAGCCGCTTCTCGGACGGCACCTACGGCGTGTTCTATTGCGCCCGCTCACGCGATACCGCGATCGCGGAAACGCGCTATCACACGGGTAAATTTCTGGAAGCCACCTCCGAGCCGCCGATGCGTCAGCAGATGCGTCTGTACACGGTGTTGGCGCAAGGCGAGGTGGTCGACATACGCAACGATGCATCGCTCGATCTCGCGGTGCTGTCGCCGGACGACTACCTTGCGGGACAAACGCTCGGCCGTGCCGTGCGTGAATCCGGCGCGCCGGGCATCGCGTATCCGTCGGTGCGGGATGACGAAGGCGAGTGTCTCGCCGCGTTCAGAACGACGCTTTTACGCGACTGCCATCACGCAGCGTATCTGGAATACAACTGGAACGGCAGCAGCGTCGATATGGTGTTCGAACTCAATCAGGTGGGCTGA
- a CDS encoding metallophosphoesterase, producing MESVLVTPVQHHAVNLSGRDFVVGDLHGCMDALRYLLREIAFDPAHDRLFSVGDLVDRGEHSEQALALLDKPWFYAVLGNHEDTLCAVADGRLRRQWWYGIGGTWAMGLTDERLQYYAERLRMLPLVRVVGSGKERFNILHAEFFGTDADLDAANFSADVRQQLLWGRDLAIGNGDPLRQRGLSLTYCGHTPMRDIQQIGSQVFIDTGAFGPGGKLTIVEPHRLRRWSISVEAARAEGAAALALPS from the coding sequence ATGGAATCCGTACTCGTCACTCCCGTGCAACATCACGCGGTCAATCTGAGCGGTCGCGACTTTGTCGTCGGCGATCTGCATGGCTGCATGGATGCACTGCGCTATCTGCTGCGTGAGATCGCGTTCGATCCGGCGCACGACCGGTTGTTTTCGGTCGGCGATCTGGTGGACCGCGGCGAGCATTCCGAGCAGGCGTTGGCGCTCCTCGACAAGCCGTGGTTTTACGCCGTGCTCGGCAATCACGAAGACACGTTATGCGCCGTTGCCGACGGGCGCTTGCGGCGCCAATGGTGGTACGGGATCGGCGGCACGTGGGCGATGGGTTTGACCGACGAGCGTTTGCAGTATTACGCGGAACGTCTGCGGATGCTGCCGCTTGTACGTGTGGTCGGCAGCGGTAAAGAGCGCTTCAATATTCTGCATGCCGAATTCTTCGGTACGGACGCCGATCTCGACGCCGCGAATTTTTCAGCCGACGTGCGCCAGCAATTGCTGTGGGGCCGCGATCTGGCGATAGGCAACGGCGATCCGCTGCGGCAGCGCGGTCTCTCGCTGACTTACTGCGGCCACACGCCGATGCGCGACATCCAGCAGATCGGCTCACAGGTGTTCATCGACACCGGCGCGTTCGGACCGGGCGGCAAACTGACGATCGTCGAGCCCCACAGGTTGCGGCGCTGGTCGATCTCGGTCGAAGCGGCGCGCGCGGAAGGCGCGGCGGCGCTGGCTTTGCCTTCTTGA